From Callithrix jacchus isolate 240 chromosome 3, calJac240_pri, whole genome shotgun sequence, a single genomic window includes:
- the TMEM271 gene encoding transmembrane protein 271, with amino-acid sequence MKWSVRGACAALSSCLLLACALSAAAVGLKCFSLGSELRGEPFRLGAAAGAFYSGLLLAAGLSLLGAALLCCGPRDAPLAGPEPGPGLGVPAASAGAAEAAPGEPGAAAGAPGPVSSQNLLLLGVLVFMLGVLSAFAGAVIDGDTVSLVERKYSHYCLPPRASGSAPPGAAPGSAPGAAPGAPRSRSTLDSATSAKCRQLKDYQRGLVLSTVFNSLECLLGLLSLLLVKNYRSSQARRGRRGRRRGGRALARPRGGSGLRAQPSASRARRGRRGRRGRRLQPRPSEASILSPEDSDLAAPGDCAGFAAHHAVSYINVGVLHALDEAGAEVRCGGHPSVELPGYAPSDPDLNASYPYCCRPPCETPRPWETSRAAC; translated from the coding sequence ATGAAGTGGAGCGTCCGCGGGGCCTGCGCCGcgctctcctcctgcctcctgctcgCCTGCGCGCTCAGCGCCGCCGCCGTCGGCCTCAAGTGCTTCTCGCTGGGCTCGGAGCTGCGCGGGGAGCCGTTCCGCCTGGGGGCCGCCGCCGGCGCCTTCTACTCAGGGCTGCTGCTGGCCGCCGGCCTCTCGCTGCTCGGCGCCGCCCTGCTCTGCTGCGGGCCCCGGGACGCGCCCCTCGCGGGGCCGGAGCCGGGCCCGGGTCTGGGGGTCCCCGCGGCCTCCGCGGGAGCTGCCGAGGCCGCTCCGGGCGAGCCGGGGGCCGCGGCCGGGGCCCCGGGCCCCGTGAGCAGCCAGAACCTGCTCCTGCTCGGCGTCCTGGTCTTCATGCTCGGGGTCCTCAGCGCCTTCGCGGGCGCAGTGATCGACGGCGACACGGTGTCGCTGGTGGAGCGCAAGTACTCGCACTACTGCCTGCCCCCGCGGGCGTCCGGCTCGGCCCCACCCGGCGCGGCCCCGGGTTCGGCCCCCGGCGCGGCCCCCGGCGCCCCGCGCTCCCGCAGCACCCTGGACAGCGCCACGTCCGCCAAGTGCCGGCAGCTCAAGGACTACCAGCGCGGCCTGGTGCTCTCCACCGTCTTCAACTCGCTCGAGTGCCTGCTgggcctgctcagcctcctgctgGTCAAGAACTACCGGTCGTCTCAGGCCCGGCGCGGTCGGCGCGGACGGCGGAGGGGAGGCCGGGCCCTGGCGCGGCCCCGCGGTGGCTCTGGGCTCCGCGCGCAGCCGTCCGCCTCTCGGGCGCGCCGGGGCCGGCGGGGCCGGCGGGGGCGGCGGCTGCAGCCCCGGCCGAGCGAGGCCTCCATCCTGTCCCCGGAGGACTCGGACCTGGCCGCCCCCGGGGACTGCGCGGGCTTCGCGGCGCACCACGCGGTCTCCTACATCAACGTGGGCGTCCTCCACGCGCTGGACGAGGCGGGCGCGGAGGTGCGCTGCGGGGGGCACCCGTCGGTGGAGCTGCCGGGGTACGCGCCCTCGGACCCCGACCTCAACGCCTCCTACCCCTACTGCTGCCGGCCGCCCTGCGAGACGCCGCGGCCCTGGGAGACCAGCCGGGCGGCCTGCTGA